Proteins encoded by one window of Cyanobium sp. NS01:
- a CDS encoding MBL fold metallo-hydrolase translates to MPPRSRWLPVLALSAALTVGLLSPWHSPWLRSAHGAAAEPFLASPVRGAVAVIGGEGGNIAVLTGAEGTLFVDAKFERLGTAVRAAVRALGGSDPTWLINTHFHFDHTDGNAGFARTGARIVAHQNVRRRLAEGSSIPAFNLVTPPAPAEALPVVSFEQSLQLSLNGEQLDLEYLPAAHTDGDVLVRFEQADVIHAGDVWFNGMYPFIDAGNGGTLAGAIAGVDRVLALAGPDTRIIPGHGSVGSRDDLATYRAMLATAQQRLTALKQQGLGAEQAVAAKPLADLEQRWGQGLFSGDRWIEVLWPAL, encoded by the coding sequence GTGCCGCCCCGCTCCCGCTGGCTGCCTGTCCTTGCCCTCAGTGCGGCCCTGACCGTGGGGCTGCTCAGTCCATGGCACAGTCCCTGGCTGCGCAGTGCTCATGGCGCAGCAGCCGAACCCTTTCTGGCCTCACCCGTGCGGGGGGCAGTGGCGGTGATCGGCGGCGAGGGCGGCAACATCGCCGTGCTCACCGGAGCCGAGGGCACTCTCTTCGTGGATGCCAAGTTCGAGCGTCTGGGCACCGCCGTGCGCGCGGCGGTGAGGGCCCTGGGAGGCAGCGACCCCACCTGGCTGATCAACACCCACTTCCACTTCGATCACACCGACGGCAATGCCGGCTTCGCCCGCACCGGCGCCCGCATCGTGGCCCACCAGAACGTGCGTCGCCGCCTGGCGGAGGGCTCCAGCATTCCGGCCTTCAACCTGGTGACCCCTCCGGCTCCAGCGGAGGCCCTGCCTGTGGTGAGCTTCGAGCAGAGCCTGCAGCTCTCGCTCAACGGCGAACAGCTGGATCTGGAGTACCTGCCGGCGGCCCATACCGATGGCGACGTGCTGGTGCGCTTCGAGCAGGCGGATGTGATCCATGCCGGGGATGTCTGGTTCAACGGCATGTATCCCTTCATCGACGCCGGCAACGGCGGCACCCTGGCGGGGGCGATTGCCGGCGTCGATCGGGTCCTGGCCCTGGCCGGGCCCGACACTCGCATCATTCCGGGCCATGGCAGCGTCGGCAGCCGCGACGACCTCGCCACCTACCGGGCCATGCTCGCCACGGCCCAGCAGCGCCTGACGGCTCTGAAGCAGCAGGGGCTCGGGGCCGAACAGGCTGTGGCCGCCAAGCCCCTGGCCGACCTCGAGCAGCGCTGGGGGCAGGGGCTGTTCAGCGGTGATCGCTGGATTGAGGTGCTCTGGCCGGCTCTTTGA
- a CDS encoding glypican — protein sequence MASLQSLRHGPPSALVAPVLGLAAVGAVVVIPLVALAAIPLLVATILAAGGVLVFGLTIWASIEGLAALERWLETDQRFQK from the coding sequence ATGGCCTCGCTTCAATCGCTCCGGCATGGTCCCCCATCGGCCCTCGTGGCCCCTGTGCTGGGCCTGGCGGCCGTGGGTGCCGTGGTGGTGATCCCCCTGGTGGCTCTGGCGGCCATTCCCCTGCTGGTGGCCACGATCCTGGCGGCCGGTGGGGTGCTGGTGTTCGGTCTCACCATCTGGGCCTCGATCGAGGGCCTGGCTGCCCTGGAACGCTGGCTGGAAACCGATCAGCGCTTCCAGAAGTAA
- a CDS encoding cupin domain-containing protein, with protein sequence MSLARQVELLPFAGSRSGQAFLSRPQPCDETLIAEISPQAACELFCHRQQTDQLMVLRGCIDLVVLQERSLRRICLREDEGVWVRIPPGVPHGAINRGRTPALLVNAVLRHGPSDPRDYLPRRVPESLQTQWQALREEAWA encoded by the coding sequence ATGTCCCTTGCGCGCCAGGTGGAACTCCTGCCCTTCGCCGGCAGCCGTTCCGGCCAAGCCTTTCTCTCCAGACCCCAGCCCTGTGATGAAACGTTGATCGCCGAGATCAGCCCCCAGGCGGCCTGTGAGCTCTTCTGCCATCGACAGCAGACCGATCAGCTGATGGTGCTGCGCGGCTGCATCGACCTGGTGGTGCTCCAGGAAAGGAGCCTGAGACGCATCTGTCTGCGGGAAGACGAAGGCGTCTGGGTGCGCATCCCCCCCGGCGTTCCCCACGGCGCCATCAACCGCGGGCGCACCCCAGCTCTGCTGGTGAACGCTGTGCTGCGTCACGGCCCCAGCGATCCCCGTGATTACCTGCCCAGGCGCGTGCCGGAATCGCTGCAGACCCAATGGCAGGCCCTGCGGGAGGAAGCTTGGGCCTGA
- a CDS encoding tellurite resistance TerB family protein, with translation MTSTLSSPTALDTTAPLDPAVAFVALALAAVSWDGSLTMAGSRALRHALDYRHPYRDYTPEQMVGLMDGLMATLRRDGPQHLMVRAAEVLNAGQRATAYAVAAEIMRSDGPLEDDERNILSNLAATLQLGDAVTIPVHAAMDLLHADLDMA, from the coding sequence ATGACCTCCACGCTCAGCTCTCCCACGGCCCTGGACACCACAGCGCCCCTCGATCCCGCCGTGGCCTTCGTGGCCCTGGCCCTGGCGGCTGTCTCCTGGGACGGCAGCCTCACCATGGCCGGCTCCAGGGCTCTGCGGCATGCGCTCGACTACCGCCATCCCTACCGCGATTACACCCCTGAGCAGATGGTGGGCCTGATGGATGGCCTGATGGCCACCCTGCGCCGCGATGGTCCCCAGCACCTGATGGTGCGTGCCGCTGAGGTGCTCAACGCCGGCCAGCGCGCCACCGCCTATGCCGTGGCGGCGGAGATCATGCGCTCCGATGGCCCCCTGGAAGACGACGAGCGCAACATCCTCAGCAACCTGGCCGCCACACTCCAGCTGGGCGACGCCGTGACGATCCCGGTGCACGCGGCGATGGATCTGCTGCATGCCGATCTCGACATGGCCTGA
- a CDS encoding DUF1830 domain-containing protein — protein sequence MLEPMLDCGYRNERSHLVMLCCSGSTGFALERVIFPFELLTFHAPAGATVLIYGPAPQDPELLESCGVETLLLGLDAAGQHPLLPPSMAALLQDLRQRYLQDPSEENRRHLVQFEQTLRHSLPT from the coding sequence ATGCTCGAACCGATGCTCGACTGTGGCTACCGCAATGAGCGCTCCCACCTGGTGATGCTCTGCTGCAGCGGATCGACTGGCTTCGCCCTTGAGAGGGTGATTTTCCCCTTTGAGCTGCTCACCTTCCATGCCCCCGCCGGCGCCACGGTGCTGATCTATGGGCCCGCTCCCCAGGATCCGGAGTTGCTCGAGAGCTGTGGCGTGGAAACGCTGTTGCTGGGGCTGGATGCCGCCGGGCAGCACCCGCTGCTGCCGCCGAGCATGGCGGCCCTGTTGCAGGACCTGCGCCAGCGCTACCTGCAGGACCCCAGTGAGGAAAACCGTCGCCACCTGGTGCAGTTCGAGCAGACCCTGCGCCACAGCCTGCCCACCTGA